The following proteins come from a genomic window of Venturia canescens isolate UGA chromosome 4, ASM1945775v1, whole genome shotgun sequence:
- the Art1 gene encoding protein arginine N-methyltransferase 1 isoform X2, which produces MNNITSKMETMEVSDSMTSASKDAENAGCNHKLVPVDEMTSRDYYFDSYAHYGIHEEMLKDEVRTITYRNSMYHNKHLFKGKTVLDIGCGTGILSMFAAKAGAAKVIGIECSNIVEYAEKIVEANHLSDIVTIIKGKVEEVVLPDGLEKVDIIISEWMGYCLFYESMLDTVLFARDKWLREGGMLFPDKATLFICGIEDRQYKDEKINWWDDVYGFDMSSIRKVAISEPLVDVVDPKQVVTNACLIKEVDLYTVTKADLEFSSPFSLQVRKDDYVQALVTFFTIEFTKCHKRIGFSTAPEVQYTHWKQTVFYFDEFMTVKKGEEICGVFSMKPNARNYRDLDFSIELDFKGELCQVHETNTYRMR; this is translated from the exons ATGAACAACATT ACATCAAAAATGGAAACAATGGAAGTATCGGACTCTATGACATCGGCATCGAAAGATGCTGAAAATGCTGGTTGCAATCATAAACTGGTGCCGGTAGACGAAATGACTTCGAGGGATTATTACTTTGATTCTTATGCTCATTATGGCATACACGAGGAGATGTTGAAAGACGAAGTTCGTACAATAACTTATCGTAACTCAATGTACCACAACAAGCATCTGTTCAAGGGTAAAACGGTACTGGACATTGGTTGCGGTACTGGTATTTTGTCCATGTTTGCTGCAAAGGCAGGGGCAGCCAAAGTAATCGGTATCGAGTGTTCCAACATTGTGGAGTATGCAGAAAAAATAGTGGAGGCTAATCATTTATCAGACATTGTAACAATAATTAAGGGAAAAGTGGAGGAGGTTGTTCTGCCTGATGGCTTGGAAAAAGTGGATATTATAATATCAGAATGGATGGGTTACTGTCTGTTCTACGAATCGATGCTCGACACTGTTCTATTCGCCAGGGACAAGTGGCTACGCGAAGGTGGAATGTTGTTCCCGGATAAGGCAACTCTGTTCATCTGTGGCATAGAGGACCGTCAGTACAAGGATGAGAAGATCAATTGGTGGGACGATGTTTACGGTTTTGATATGTCGAGCATCCGTAAAGTGGCGATAAGCGAGCCTCTCGTGGACGTTGTTGATCCCAAACAAGTTGTAACGAATGCATGTCTTATAAAAGAAGTTGATCTTTACACAGTAACTAAGGCTGATCTCGAATTTTCATCACCGTTTAGTCTACAAGTCCGCAAAGACGATTACGTACAAGCTCTCGTCACGTTCTTTACCATCGAATTCACAAAATGTCATAAGCGCATTGGTTTTAGCACAGCCCCTGAAGTACAATACACCCATTGGAAACAGACTGTATTCTACTTTGACGAGTTTATGACTGTGAAAAAAGGCGAGGAAATTTGCGGTGTGTTCTCGATGAAACCAAACGCTCGTAATTATCGTGATCTTGATTTCAGTATCGAGCTTGATTTCAAAGGTGAATTGTGTCAAGTTCACGAAACAAATACTTACCGTATGCGCTGA
- the Art1 gene encoding protein arginine N-methyltransferase 8 isoform X3, giving the protein METMEVSDSMTSASKDAENAGCNHKLVPVDEMTSRDYYFDSYAHYGIHEEMLKDEVRTITYRNSMYHNKHLFKGKTVLDIGCGTGILSMFAAKAGAAKVIGIECSNIVEYAEKIVEANHLSDIVTIIKGKVEEVVLPDGLEKVDIIISEWMGYCLFYESMLDTVLFARDKWLREGGMLFPDKATLFICGIEDRQYKDEKINWWDDVYGFDMSSIRKVAISEPLVDVVDPKQVVTNACLIKEVDLYTVTKADLEFSSPFSLQVRKDDYVQALVTFFTIEFTKCHKRIGFSTAPEVQYTHWKQTVFYFDEFMTVKKGEEICGVFSMKPNARNYRDLDFSIELDFKGELCQVHETNTYRMR; this is encoded by the coding sequence ATGGAAACAATGGAAGTATCGGACTCTATGACATCGGCATCGAAAGATGCTGAAAATGCTGGTTGCAATCATAAACTGGTGCCGGTAGACGAAATGACTTCGAGGGATTATTACTTTGATTCTTATGCTCATTATGGCATACACGAGGAGATGTTGAAAGACGAAGTTCGTACAATAACTTATCGTAACTCAATGTACCACAACAAGCATCTGTTCAAGGGTAAAACGGTACTGGACATTGGTTGCGGTACTGGTATTTTGTCCATGTTTGCTGCAAAGGCAGGGGCAGCCAAAGTAATCGGTATCGAGTGTTCCAACATTGTGGAGTATGCAGAAAAAATAGTGGAGGCTAATCATTTATCAGACATTGTAACAATAATTAAGGGAAAAGTGGAGGAGGTTGTTCTGCCTGATGGCTTGGAAAAAGTGGATATTATAATATCAGAATGGATGGGTTACTGTCTGTTCTACGAATCGATGCTCGACACTGTTCTATTCGCCAGGGACAAGTGGCTACGCGAAGGTGGAATGTTGTTCCCGGATAAGGCAACTCTGTTCATCTGTGGCATAGAGGACCGTCAGTACAAGGATGAGAAGATCAATTGGTGGGACGATGTTTACGGTTTTGATATGTCGAGCATCCGTAAAGTGGCGATAAGCGAGCCTCTCGTGGACGTTGTTGATCCCAAACAAGTTGTAACGAATGCATGTCTTATAAAAGAAGTTGATCTTTACACAGTAACTAAGGCTGATCTCGAATTTTCATCACCGTTTAGTCTACAAGTCCGCAAAGACGATTACGTACAAGCTCTCGTCACGTTCTTTACCATCGAATTCACAAAATGTCATAAGCGCATTGGTTTTAGCACAGCCCCTGAAGTACAATACACCCATTGGAAACAGACTGTATTCTACTTTGACGAGTTTATGACTGTGAAAAAAGGCGAGGAAATTTGCGGTGTGTTCTCGATGAAACCAAACGCTCGTAATTATCGTGATCTTGATTTCAGTATCGAGCTTGATTTCAAAGGTGAATTGTGTCAAGTTCACGAAACAAATACTTACCGTATGCGCTGA
- the Vps20 gene encoding charged multivesicular body protein 6, with amino-acid sequence MGIFFSKKKPQSRVTDQDKAVLQLKQTRDKIKQYQRRIEQSIEKDRGIAKKLLQNGRKDRALLLLRKKKFQEQVLSRTDGQLENLEKMVYDIEFAQVETRVIDGLKVGNVALKKLHEVLSIDEIEKVMEDTREGIEKQRELDDLLMGTLSEEDETEVEAELDMLLAQENAETTPESSKDIQLPDVPEDTLEIEKQKQKGVAKKESREPVAMEA; translated from the exons atgggaatattcttctcgaagaaaaaaccaCAAAGCCGTGTGACCGACCAGGACAAAGCAGTTTTG CAATTGAAACAAACGAGGGACAAAATCAAGCAGTACCAACGTAGAATCGAGCAGAGCATAGAAAAAGATCGTGGTATCGCAAAGAAACTTTTACAGAATGGCAGGAAAGA tcGAGCTTTGCTTCTACTTAGAAAGAAAAAGTTCCAGGAGCAAGTGTTATCTAGGACAGATGGacaattggaaaatcttgagaaAATGGTTTACGACATTGAATTTGCTCAGGTTGAGACTCGTGTCATAGATGGTCTCAAAGTTGGCAATGTGGCACTTAAAAAGCTTCATGAAGTTTTGTCCATTGATGAGATAGAAAAAGTGATGGAAGACACTAGAGAAGGCATAGAGAAGCAAAGGGAATTGGATGATCTATTGATGGGAACGTTGAGCGAAGAAGATGAAACTGAAGTCGAAGCAGAGCTCGACATGCTTCTGGCCCAAGAAAATGCTGAAACGACTCCAGAGAGTTCCAAAGACATCCAGTTACCTGATGTTCCTGAAGACACTCtcgaaatagaaaaacaaaaacaaaaag GTGTCGCGAAGAAAGAGTCTCGGGAACCTGTCGCTATGGAAGCTTAA
- the Art1 gene encoding protein arginine N-methyltransferase 1 isoform X1, producing MATNNEVPADISASNTTLSDNSTSKMETMEVSDSMTSASKDAENAGCNHKLVPVDEMTSRDYYFDSYAHYGIHEEMLKDEVRTITYRNSMYHNKHLFKGKTVLDIGCGTGILSMFAAKAGAAKVIGIECSNIVEYAEKIVEANHLSDIVTIIKGKVEEVVLPDGLEKVDIIISEWMGYCLFYESMLDTVLFARDKWLREGGMLFPDKATLFICGIEDRQYKDEKINWWDDVYGFDMSSIRKVAISEPLVDVVDPKQVVTNACLIKEVDLYTVTKADLEFSSPFSLQVRKDDYVQALVTFFTIEFTKCHKRIGFSTAPEVQYTHWKQTVFYFDEFMTVKKGEEICGVFSMKPNARNYRDLDFSIELDFKGELCQVHETNTYRMR from the exons ATGGCGACGAACAACGAAGTACCGGCAGATATTAGTGCTAGTAATACTACATTGTCCGATAACTCG ACATCAAAAATGGAAACAATGGAAGTATCGGACTCTATGACATCGGCATCGAAAGATGCTGAAAATGCTGGTTGCAATCATAAACTGGTGCCGGTAGACGAAATGACTTCGAGGGATTATTACTTTGATTCTTATGCTCATTATGGCATACACGAGGAGATGTTGAAAGACGAAGTTCGTACAATAACTTATCGTAACTCAATGTACCACAACAAGCATCTGTTCAAGGGTAAAACGGTACTGGACATTGGTTGCGGTACTGGTATTTTGTCCATGTTTGCTGCAAAGGCAGGGGCAGCCAAAGTAATCGGTATCGAGTGTTCCAACATTGTGGAGTATGCAGAAAAAATAGTGGAGGCTAATCATTTATCAGACATTGTAACAATAATTAAGGGAAAAGTGGAGGAGGTTGTTCTGCCTGATGGCTTGGAAAAAGTGGATATTATAATATCAGAATGGATGGGTTACTGTCTGTTCTACGAATCGATGCTCGACACTGTTCTATTCGCCAGGGACAAGTGGCTACGCGAAGGTGGAATGTTGTTCCCGGATAAGGCAACTCTGTTCATCTGTGGCATAGAGGACCGTCAGTACAAGGATGAGAAGATCAATTGGTGGGACGATGTTTACGGTTTTGATATGTCGAGCATCCGTAAAGTGGCGATAAGCGAGCCTCTCGTGGACGTTGTTGATCCCAAACAAGTTGTAACGAATGCATGTCTTATAAAAGAAGTTGATCTTTACACAGTAACTAAGGCTGATCTCGAATTTTCATCACCGTTTAGTCTACAAGTCCGCAAAGACGATTACGTACAAGCTCTCGTCACGTTCTTTACCATCGAATTCACAAAATGTCATAAGCGCATTGGTTTTAGCACAGCCCCTGAAGTACAATACACCCATTGGAAACAGACTGTATTCTACTTTGACGAGTTTATGACTGTGAAAAAAGGCGAGGAAATTTGCGGTGTGTTCTCGATGAAACCAAACGCTCGTAATTATCGTGATCTTGATTTCAGTATCGAGCTTGATTTCAAAGGTGAATTGTGTCAAGTTCACGAAACAAATACTTACCGTATGCGCTGA